One Pseudomonas rhizophila DNA window includes the following coding sequences:
- the radA gene encoding DNA repair protein RadA, protein MAKAKRMYGCTECGSTFPKWAGQCSECGAWNTLTETMVESGGAAAPTGRTGWAGQQAQIKTLAEVSVEEIPRFSTASGELDRVLGGGLVDGSVVLIGGDPGIGKSTILLQTLCNLATRMPALYVTGEESQQQVAMRARRLGLPQDQLRVMTETCIETIIATARLEKPKVMVIDSIQTIFTEQLQSAPGGVSQVRESAALLVRYAKQSGTAIFLVGHVTKEGALAGPRVLEHMVDTVLYFEGESDGRLRLLRAVKNRFGAVNELGVFGMTDRGLKEVSNPSAIFLTRAQEEVPGSVVMATWEGTRPMLVEVQALVDDSHLANPRRVTLGLDQNRLAMLLAVLHRHGGIPTHDQDVFLNVVGGVKVLETASDLALMAAVMSSLRNRPLPHDLLVFGEVGLSGEVRPVPSGQERLKEAAKHGFKRAIVPKGNAPKEAPAGLQIIAVTRLEQALDALFE, encoded by the coding sequence ATGGCCAAGGCAAAGCGCATGTATGGCTGCACCGAGTGCGGCTCGACCTTTCCCAAATGGGCCGGCCAGTGCAGTGAGTGCGGTGCCTGGAACACCTTGACCGAAACCATGGTGGAGAGTGGCGGTGCCGCAGCCCCCACCGGTCGCACGGGGTGGGCCGGTCAGCAGGCGCAAATCAAGACCCTGGCCGAAGTCAGCGTCGAGGAAATTCCACGGTTTTCCACCGCGTCCGGCGAGCTGGACCGCGTATTGGGCGGTGGTCTGGTGGACGGTTCGGTCGTGCTGATTGGCGGGGACCCGGGCATCGGCAAGTCCACCATCCTGTTGCAAACCTTGTGCAACCTGGCCACGCGCATGCCGGCGCTGTACGTCACTGGCGAGGAATCCCAGCAGCAAGTCGCCATGCGCGCCCGGCGTCTGGGGCTGCCCCAGGATCAACTGCGGGTCATGACCGAGACGTGCATCGAAACCATCATCGCCACGGCCCGCCTGGAAAAACCCAAGGTCATGGTGATCGACTCGATCCAGACGATTTTCACCGAACAACTGCAATCGGCGCCGGGCGGCGTGTCACAGGTGCGTGAAAGCGCGGCGTTGCTGGTGCGGTATGCCAAGCAGAGCGGTACGGCGATTTTCCTGGTGGGCCACGTCACCAAGGAAGGCGCGCTGGCAGGCCCGCGGGTGCTGGAGCACATGGTGGATACCGTGTTGTATTTCGAGGGCGAATCCGACGGTCGCCTGCGTTTGTTGCGGGCAGTGAAGAATCGCTTTGGCGCCGTCAATGAATTGGGTGTGTTCGGCATGACCGACAGAGGCTTGAAAGAAGTCTCGAATCCTTCGGCGATTTTTCTCACGCGCGCCCAGGAAGAAGTGCCGGGCAGTGTGGTCATGGCGACCTGGGAAGGCACCCGACCGATGCTGGTGGAGGTTCAGGCGCTGGTGGATGACAGCCATTTGGCGAACCCGCGTCGGGTCACCTTGGGGCTGGATCAGAATCGGCTCGCCATGTTGCTGGCGGTCCTGCATCGACACGGTGGCATTCCTACCCACGATCAGGATGTTTTCCTCAACGTGGTGGGCGGCGTCAAAGTATTGGAAACCGCGTCTGACCTGGCGTTGATGGCGGCGGTCATGTCCAGCTTGCGCAATCGGCCGCTGCCCCATGATCTGCTGGTGTTCGGTGAAGTGGGGCTGTCGGGGGAAGTCCGGCCGGTGCCCAGCGGACAGGAGCGGCTCAAGGAGGCGGCCAAGCACGGTTTCAAACGCGCCATCGTGCCCAAGGGCAACGCGCCGAAGGAAGCGCCTGCCGGGTTGCAGATCATTGCCGTGACTCGCCTGGAACAGGCGCTGGATGCATTGTTCGAATAA
- a CDS encoding ferredoxin--NADP reductase — translation MIDSSEKFTRQTLLDVQPVAPHLFTLRTTRDRGFRFRAGQFARLGVAKADGTIVWRAYSMVSSPFDEFLEFFSIVVPDGEFTSELSRLQPGDSLLVDRQAFGYLTLDRFVDGRDLWLLSTGTGVAPFLSILQDFEAWEKFETIVLVYSVREARELAYQELIKGLSQRDYLAGYAHKFRFIATVTREQHPGALSGRITTLIENGELERAADIELTPEHSRVMLCGNPQMIDDTRKLLKARGLQLSLSRRPGQVAVENYW, via the coding sequence ATGATCGACAGCTCAGAGAAGTTCACCCGTCAAACCTTGCTCGATGTGCAGCCCGTGGCACCTCATTTGTTTACGTTGCGTACCACACGGGATCGCGGTTTTCGTTTTCGGGCGGGGCAGTTCGCCCGGCTCGGGGTCGCTAAAGCGGATGGCACCATCGTTTGGCGGGCATATTCCATGGTGTCTTCGCCGTTCGATGAATTCCTCGAGTTTTTTTCCATCGTAGTACCGGACGGCGAGTTCACCAGCGAACTGAGTCGGCTGCAGCCAGGCGACAGCCTGCTGGTTGATCGCCAGGCCTTTGGCTACTTGACGCTTGATCGTTTCGTTGACGGGCGCGATTTGTGGCTGCTGTCCACGGGAACGGGCGTCGCACCGTTCCTCTCGATTCTCCAGGATTTCGAAGCATGGGAAAAATTCGAGACGATCGTCCTGGTGTACAGCGTCCGCGAGGCACGGGAGCTGGCATATCAGGAGCTGATCAAAGGGTTGAGCCAGCGCGACTACCTGGCCGGCTACGCCCACAAGTTTCGTTTCATCGCGACCGTCACCCGTGAACAGCATCCCGGTGCGCTCAGCGGACGAATCACGACACTGATCGAAAATGGCGAGTTGGAAAGGGCGGCTGACATCGAGCTGACGCCGGAACACTCGCGGGTGATGTTGTGCGGCAATCCGCAGATGATCGATGACACGCGCAAGCTGCTCAAGGCCAGGGGCCTGCAACTGAGTCTCAGCCGTCGGCCAGGTCAGGTGGCCGTGGAAAACTATTGGTAG
- the yjiA gene encoding GTPase, which yields MSSPIPVTILSGFLGAGKTTLLRHLLKAEHGLKIAVIENEFSDAGIDTQLLGDEPVQVMTLANGCVCCTIHTDLTKALYLLLERLDSGEIAFDRLVIECTGLADPAPVAQTFFIDEDLRERYILDGILTLVDAAHAEIHLTQAIAQAQVGFADRLLLSKTDLVDAAHVQALGERLTRINRRAPIRVVEHGKIDLAELLDIRGFNLNADLGAGFSLRPVGKASTGDRISSLVLRTDKPLDIDKLSEFMNQLLEEHGKQLLRYKGVLSIAGESRRLVFQGVLKLYGFDWDTEWAPGEARESVIVFIADELPEEKIRAGFEAALL from the coding sequence TTGTCCTCTCCCATCCCGGTCACCATCCTCAGCGGCTTCCTCGGCGCCGGCAAGACCACCCTTTTGCGTCATTTGCTCAAGGCCGAGCACGGCCTGAAAATCGCCGTGATCGAAAATGAATTCAGCGATGCCGGCATCGATACCCAGCTATTGGGCGATGAGCCGGTGCAAGTCATGACCCTGGCCAATGGCTGCGTGTGCTGCACCATTCACACTGACCTGACCAAAGCCCTGTACCTGCTACTCGAACGTCTGGACAGCGGCGAAATTGCCTTTGATCGCCTGGTGATCGAATGCACCGGTCTGGCCGATCCGGCCCCTGTGGCCCAGACATTTTTTATCGATGAGGACCTGCGCGAGCGCTACATCCTCGACGGTATCCTGACCCTGGTGGACGCCGCTCACGCCGAGATCCACCTGACCCAGGCCATTGCCCAGGCCCAGGTCGGGTTTGCCGACCGTCTGCTGCTGAGCAAGACCGATCTGGTGGACGCCGCCCATGTCCAAGCCCTTGGCGAACGACTGACGCGGATCAACCGACGGGCGCCGATCAGGGTGGTGGAACACGGCAAGATCGATCTGGCCGAATTGCTCGACATCCGCGGCTTCAATCTCAACGCAGACCTGGGGGCGGGGTTCAGCCTGCGACCGGTGGGCAAGGCAAGCACCGGGGACCGCATCAGCAGCCTCGTGCTTCGCACCGACAAACCGCTGGATATCGACAAACTCAGCGAGTTCATGAACCAGTTGCTGGAGGAGCACGGCAAGCAGTTGCTGCGCTACAAGGGGGTACTGAGCATCGCTGGCGAATCCCGTCGACTGGTGTTCCAGGGCGTACTCAAACTGTACGGTTTTGACTGGGACACCGAATGGGCGCCAGGCGAAGCACGGGAGAGCGTCATTGTGTTCATCGCCGACGAGTTGCCCGAAGAGAAGATCCGCGCAGGCTTCGAAGCCGCGCTACTTTGA
- a CDS encoding autoinducer binding domain-containing protein encodes MDKWKDLLLRKLSCEKDLQTAYRLVLNFFNNQGFEYCAFSAYLGSPDKHTNKVNLNNYPYGWDRLYEQNGYASNDPLVAHCNQSPLPILWDETVFAQAPKLWRELNRQGLKYGWTQAVHDEQGAHCSLFSLARTHCPIDIDEHYANLGYAIFASQRLHALASKKLADAAATPQKCHLSPREIEVLRWSAEGKTASEVGRILCLSERTVNFHVCSCMRKLNVNNKISAVAKAAHIHVI; translated from the coding sequence ATGGACAAGTGGAAGGACTTGCTGTTGAGGAAGTTATCCTGTGAAAAGGACTTACAGACGGCCTATCGTCTAGTCCTGAATTTCTTTAACAATCAGGGATTTGAATATTGTGCATTCTCAGCCTATCTCGGAAGCCCGGACAAGCATACCAACAAGGTAAACCTGAATAACTACCCTTATGGATGGGACAGACTATATGAACAGAACGGCTATGCATCGAACGACCCACTAGTAGCACATTGCAATCAATCACCGCTTCCAATCTTGTGGGATGAGACTGTTTTTGCTCAGGCCCCCAAGTTGTGGCGAGAACTTAATCGTCAGGGACTCAAGTATGGCTGGACCCAGGCCGTTCATGATGAACAGGGGGCACACTGCAGCCTTTTCAGCCTGGCTCGGACTCATTGCCCCATCGATATCGACGAGCATTACGCAAATCTGGGCTATGCCATTTTCGCCAGTCAAAGATTGCATGCGCTGGCCAGCAAAAAACTGGCTGACGCTGCCGCGACTCCACAAAAATGTCATTTATCACCCAGAGAGATCGAAGTATTGAGGTGGTCGGCCGAAGGCAAGACGGCTTCGGAAGTGGGCAGAATCCTCTGCCTCTCCGAGCGCACCGTGAACTTCCATGTGTGCAGTTGCATGCGAAAGCTGAACGTCAACAACAAAATCTCAGCGGTAGCCAAGGCGGCCCACATCCATGTGATCTGA
- a CDS encoding ankyrin repeat domain-containing protein: protein MLRNFLFSMLAIGSLSVWADQPMPTDPVVVQEQLQTYYFDAARRGDVPMLETFIEAGYSLNTQDEKGYTALILAAYHGHGAAVERLLAAGADACTQDNRGNTALMGAIFKGQVQIARRLLSTDCNPDQRNGAGQTAAMYAGLFKRVELLDALAAKGADLQAQDPLGNTAANLANGEIRMPAPR, encoded by the coding sequence ATGCTGCGTAACTTCCTGTTTTCGATGCTCGCAATCGGGTCGTTGAGCGTATGGGCCGATCAGCCCATGCCCACCGACCCGGTGGTTGTACAAGAGCAGTTGCAAACTTATTACTTCGACGCCGCCCGGCGGGGCGACGTGCCGATGCTCGAGACCTTTATCGAGGCTGGTTACTCGCTCAACACCCAGGACGAAAAAGGCTACACCGCGCTGATCCTGGCCGCTTACCACGGCCATGGCGCGGCGGTGGAGCGGCTGCTGGCCGCTGGCGCCGATGCCTGCACCCAGGACAACCGGGGCAACACGGCGCTGATGGGCGCCATTTTCAAGGGCCAAGTGCAGATCGCGCGCCGTTTGTTGTCCACCGATTGCAACCCGGACCAGCGCAACGGCGCCGGACAGACCGCAGCGATGTACGCCGGCCTGTTCAAGCGCGTCGAGTTGCTCGACGCCTTGGCGGCCAAAGGGGCGGACCTGCAGGCCCAGGATCCGCTGGGCAATACCGCGGCGAACCTGGCCAACGGTGAAATCAGAATGCCGGCCCCGCGCTGA
- a CDS encoding FadR/GntR family transcriptional regulator yields MISSSTVVNSVVEKLRAALARGQWRSGDMLPGQRELAEQLGISRPSLREAVIVLETLGLVRSMPGKGVVVLEANFTDTANEGSAMAGASLEDVLQLRYTLEPFIVGLVAQSISSKEVGQLRLTLMDMREALEANDSDACANAYIAFHEELFALTSNPIFQNVVQQTSNALKQSADVLRNSPQHLAERLEENEAVVRAIRAKNSAQASTEMRRHILREGQRMGIELNIPDDNLGT; encoded by the coding sequence GTGATCAGTTCATCAACCGTCGTCAATTCCGTAGTGGAGAAACTACGTGCCGCCCTCGCTCGGGGCCAATGGCGCTCGGGCGACATGCTGCCCGGCCAGCGCGAGCTGGCCGAGCAATTGGGCATCAGCCGACCAAGCCTGCGCGAAGCGGTGATTGTCCTGGAAACCCTGGGGCTGGTGCGTTCGATGCCCGGCAAGGGCGTCGTGGTGCTGGAGGCCAACTTCACCGACACCGCCAATGAAGGCAGCGCCATGGCCGGCGCCAGCCTGGAGGACGTGCTGCAACTGCGCTACACCCTGGAGCCTTTCATCGTCGGTCTTGTGGCGCAATCCATCAGCAGCAAGGAGGTCGGCCAGTTGCGCCTGACCCTCATGGACATGCGCGAAGCGTTGGAGGCCAACGACAGCGACGCCTGCGCCAATGCCTACATTGCCTTCCATGAAGAGCTGTTTGCCTTGACGTCCAACCCGATTTTTCAAAACGTGGTCCAGCAGACCAGCAACGCGCTCAAGCAAAGCGCCGATGTGTTGCGCAATTCACCCCAGCATCTGGCCGAACGCCTGGAGGAAAACGAAGCCGTGGTGCGCGCCATCCGCGCCAAGAACAGCGCCCAGGCCAGCACCGAAATGCGCCGGCATATCCTCAGGGAAGGCCAGCGCATGGGCATCGAACTGAACATTCCGGACGACAACCTCGGCACTTGA
- a CDS encoding PilZ domain-containing protein, with amino-acid sequence MSERRRFVRIEFHARTELSQGKDEDKLTWPVELLDLSLKGLLIKKPEPWLGNPEKTFVADIHLSNDVEVQMEVRLTHDDHGHLGFVCEHIDLDSIAHLRRLVELNLADQAELERELAALVHI; translated from the coding sequence ATGAGCGAACGCCGCCGCTTCGTACGAATCGAGTTCCATGCCCGAACCGAGCTGAGTCAGGGCAAGGACGAGGACAAACTGACTTGGCCGGTCGAACTGCTGGACCTGTCTCTCAAGGGCCTGCTGATCAAAAAGCCCGAGCCCTGGCTTGGCAATCCCGAGAAGACTTTCGTAGCCGACATTCACTTGAGCAACGACGTGGAAGTGCAGATGGAGGTTCGGTTGACCCACGACGACCATGGCCATCTGGGCTTTGTCTGCGAGCATATCGACCTGGACTCCATCGCCCATCTGCGCCGGCTGGTGGAGTTGAACCTCGCCGATCAGGCTGAGCTTGAGCGGGAATTGGCGGCGTTGGTACATATTTGA
- the mscL gene encoding large-conductance mechanosensitive channel protein MscL, giving the protein MGVINEFKAFAVKGNVVDMAVGIIIGAAFGKIVSSFVGDVIMPPIGLLIGGVDFSDLAITLKAAQGDAPAVVLAYGKFIQSTIDFIIVAFAIFMGVKAINRLKREEAVAPSAPPVPTKEELLLSEIRDLLKAQNERP; this is encoded by the coding sequence ATGGGCGTGATTAACGAGTTCAAGGCCTTCGCGGTCAAAGGCAATGTCGTCGACATGGCCGTCGGGATCATTATCGGTGCTGCTTTCGGCAAAATCGTTTCGTCCTTCGTTGGCGACGTCATCATGCCTCCGATCGGCCTTTTGATTGGCGGGGTGGACTTTAGCGACCTGGCCATCACACTCAAGGCGGCACAAGGCGATGCGCCGGCGGTGGTATTGGCCTATGGCAAATTCATTCAAAGCACCATTGATTTCATCATTGTGGCGTTCGCCATTTTCATGGGCGTCAAGGCCATCAACCGTCTCAAGCGCGAAGAAGCCGTTGCTCCCAGCGCGCCACCGGTTCCGACCAAGGAAGAACTGTTGCTGAGCGAAATTCGCGACCTGCTCAAGGCCCAGAACGAGAGGCCCTGA
- the katB gene encoding catalase KatB: MNISLGGGTFTPRRAFFVLTASLLSLSVNAATLTRDNGAAVGDNQNSQTAGPNGPTLLQDVQLIQKLQRFDRERIPERVVHARGTGAHGTFTVTDDLSDLTKAKVFAAGQATPVFVRFSAVVHGNHSPETLRDPRGFATKFYTAEGNWDLVGNNFPTFFIRDAIKFPDMVHAFKPDPRTNLDDDARRFDFFSHVPEATRTLTELYSNSGTPASYREMDGNGVHAYKLVNAKGEVHYVKFHWKSLQGLKNLDPKEVVKVQGQDYSHMTNDLVSHINKGDFPKWDLYVQVLNPQDLSTFDFDPLDATKIWPGVPERKVGQMVLNRNPANVFQETEQVAMAPANLVPGIEPSEDRLLQGRVFSYADTQMYRVGPNALQLPINAPKVAVNNGNQDGAMNSGATSTGVNYQPSRLMPRQEQPTARYSQTALTGSTQQAKIQREQNFKQAGDLYRSFNQKERNDLIESFGGSLATTDEESKHIILSFLYKADPEYGTGVARVAKGDLTRVKALAEKLSD; this comes from the coding sequence ATGAACATTTCCCTTGGCGGCGGGACTTTCACCCCTCGCCGTGCTTTTTTTGTGCTCACCGCCAGCCTGTTGTCCTTGTCCGTCAACGCGGCCACCCTGACCCGCGATAACGGTGCGGCTGTGGGCGACAACCAGAACTCGCAAACAGCCGGTCCTAACGGGCCGACCTTGTTGCAAGACGTGCAACTGATCCAGAAACTCCAGCGCTTCGACCGCGAGCGCATCCCCGAGCGCGTGGTGCATGCACGAGGAACCGGCGCCCATGGCACATTTACAGTCACCGACGACCTCAGTGATCTGACCAAGGCCAAAGTCTTCGCCGCTGGCCAGGCCACGCCGGTGTTCGTGCGTTTTTCTGCTGTAGTGCATGGCAACCATTCGCCGGAAACCCTGCGTGACCCCCGTGGCTTTGCCACCAAGTTCTACACGGCCGAGGGTAACTGGGATCTGGTGGGTAACAACTTCCCGACCTTCTTCATTCGCGATGCCATCAAGTTTCCAGACATGGTCCATGCTTTCAAACCCGACCCTCGGACCAACTTGGATGATGACGCCCGCCGTTTCGATTTCTTTTCTCACGTGCCCGAAGCAACGCGCACGCTGACCGAGTTGTATTCCAATTCCGGCACGCCGGCCAGTTATCGTGAAATGGACGGTAATGGTGTGCATGCCTACAAGTTGGTGAATGCAAAGGGTGAAGTTCACTACGTAAAGTTTCATTGGAAAAGTTTGCAGGGCCTGAAAAATCTCGATCCGAAAGAAGTTGTGAAAGTTCAGGGGCAAGATTACAGCCATATGACTAACGATCTGGTGAGTCATATTAATAAGGGCGACTTCCCGAAATGGGACTTGTACGTTCAGGTGCTGAACCCGCAGGACCTTTCCACGTTTGATTTCGATCCTCTTGATGCGACAAAAATCTGGCCGGGTGTGCCTGAACGCAAAGTCGGGCAAATGGTTTTGAACCGTAACCCGGCGAATGTTTTCCAGGAAACCGAGCAAGTGGCGATGGCGCCGGCCAATCTTGTTCCGGGCATCGAGCCGTCGGAAGATCGACTGTTGCAGGGGCGGGTGTTCTCCTATGCCGATACGCAAATGTATCGAGTAGGACCCAACGCGCTTCAGTTGCCCATCAATGCGCCGAAGGTGGCGGTCAACAATGGCAACCAGGACGGCGCGATGAATTCGGGCGCCACCAGCACCGGCGTGAATTATCAGCCGAGCCGCCTGATGCCTCGCCAGGAACAGCCAACGGCACGCTACAGCCAGACCGCGCTGACTGGCAGTACCCAGCAGGCGAAGATCCAGCGTGAGCAGAACTTCAAGCAAGCCGGTGACCTGTACCGCTCGTTCAACCAGAAAGAGCGCAATGACCTGATCGAAAGCTTCGGCGGATCGCTGGCGACCACCGATGAGGAGAGCAAGCACATCATCCTGTCGTTCCTCTACAAGGCTGATCCTGAATACGGCACCGGTGTAGCCCGTGTCGCCAAAGGCGATCTGACCCGGGTCAAGGCGCTGGCGGAAAAACTCAGCGACTGA
- a CDS encoding GntR family transcriptional regulator produces the protein MNNLMPHPDQPERNVLASLSLPGRAGKPSVDDIYPRIFDAILEQRIAPASRFTEESLGDVFGVSRSIIRRVLARLSHQQVVILRPNHRPQVAAPDLEQTRQILHARRLAEQTLVRLACKAPQPKDLQRLRDLIERERQCLDRGERGPAIRLSGEFHLQLATMAGNAPLAQFLGNLVPLTSLALARHEIKSRRHCAWQEHLAIVDAMERGSVDQALQLMSEHLDHLEQKLLMAAGTGTSK, from the coding sequence ATGAACAACCTCATGCCCCACCCGGATCAGCCTGAGCGTAACGTGCTCGCGTCCCTGTCGCTGCCCGGTCGGGCCGGCAAACCGTCGGTGGACGATATCTACCCGCGGATCTTCGACGCCATCCTCGAACAACGCATTGCTCCGGCCAGCCGTTTCACCGAGGAAAGCCTGGGGGATGTGTTCGGTGTCAGTCGCAGCATCATTCGCCGTGTCCTGGCGCGCCTGTCCCACCAGCAAGTGGTGATCCTGCGGCCCAACCATCGGCCCCAGGTGGCGGCACCGGACCTGGAACAGACCCGGCAAATCCTGCATGCCCGGCGCCTGGCCGAACAGACCCTGGTGCGCCTGGCCTGCAAGGCGCCGCAGCCCAAGGACCTGCAGCGCCTACGCGATCTGATAGAGCGCGAGCGCCAGTGCCTGGATCGCGGCGAACGCGGCCCGGCGATTCGCCTGTCCGGCGAGTTTCACCTGCAATTGGCGACCATGGCCGGGAATGCGCCGTTGGCGCAGTTTCTCGGCAACCTCGTGCCATTAACCTCGCTGGCCCTGGCGCGGCATGAGATCAAGTCCCGCAGGCATTGCGCCTGGCAGGAGCATTTGGCGATCGTAGACGCGATGGAACGTGGCAGCGTTGATCAAGCGTTGCAACTGATGAGCGAGCACCTGGACCATCTTGAACAAAAGCTGCTGATGGCCGCAGGCACCGGGACGTCAAAGTAG
- a CDS encoding YbdD/YjiX family protein produces MFNDLSRLGKYLGQAARLMVGMPDYDNYVEHMQSKHPDKPXMDYEAFFRERQEARYGGKAGPKCC; encoded by the coding sequence ATGTTCAATGACTTGAGTCGCCTCGGTAAATACCTCGGTCAGGCCGCCCGCCTGATGGTCGGCATGCCCGACTACGACAACTACGTCGAGCACATGCAAAGCAAACACCCGGACAAACCGRTGATGGACTACGAGGCGTTCTTCCGCGAACGCCAGGAAGCCCGATACGGTGGCAAGGCGGGACCCAAGTGCTGTTGA
- a CDS encoding carbon starvation CstA family protein, which yields MTNNNSLLRHIPWLLLAVLGASALGVVALRRGEAINALWIVVAAVAIYLVAYRYYSLFIANNVMQLDARRATPAVLNNDGLDYVPTNKHILFGHQFAAIAGAGPLVGPVLAAQMGYLPGTLWLIAGVVLAGAVQDFMVLFLSTRRNGRSLGDMVREEMGRVPGTIALFGCFLIMIIILAVLALIVVKALAESPWGIFTVMATIPIAMFMGIYMRYIRPGRIGEISLIGVLLLLGSIWLGGQVAADPVWAEAFTFTGVQITWMLIGYGFVAAVLPIWLILAPRDYLSTFLKIGTIVALAIGILVTMPELKMPALTQFTDGTGPVWKGGLFPFLFITIACGAVSGFHALISSGTTPKMLDNEVNARYIGYGGMLMESFVAIMAMVAASVIEPGVYFAMNSPAAIVGGDVVSVAQTVSSWGFAITPEALQAVANDIGETTILARAGGAPTLAVGIAQILHSVLPGENTMAFWYHFAILFEALFILTAVDAGTRAGRFMLQDLXGSFVPALKRTESWVANLIATAGCVALWGYLLYQGVIDPLGGINTLWPLFGISNQMLAGIALMLGTVVLIKMKRQRYVWVTMLPAVWLLICTTTAGLIKLFDANPAIGFLALARKYNDALAAGQILAPAKSIEQMQHVVYNAYTNATLTVLFLLVVFSILFYALKVGIAAWGHKERTDKEAPFQAVPDA from the coding sequence ATGACAAATAATAATAGCCTGCTGCGCCACATACCCTGGCTACTGCTGGCCGTCTTGGGAGCGAGCGCCCTGGGCGTCGTGGCATTGCGTCGGGGAGAGGCGATCAACGCCCTCTGGATCGTCGTCGCAGCCGTGGCCATCTACCTGGTCGCCTACCGCTACTACAGCCTGTTCATCGCCAATAACGTGATGCAACTCGATGCGCGCCGGGCCACCCCCGCCGTGCTCAACAACGATGGCCTGGACTATGTCCCGACCAACAAACACATCCTGTTCGGCCACCARTTCGCGGCCATTGCCGGTGCGGGGCCGCTGGTCGGGCCGGTACTGGCGGCGCAGATGGGCTACCTGCCCGGTACGCTCTGGCTGATCGCCGGGGTGGTGCTGGCCGGTGCCGTGCAGGACTTCATGGTCCTGTTCCTGTCCACRCGTCGRAACGGTCGCTCCCTGGGCGACATGGTCCGCGAAGAGATGGGCCGCGTTCCRGGCACCATCGCGCTGTTCGGCTGCTTCCTGATCATGATCATCATCCTCGCGGTGCTGGCGCTGATCGTGGTCAAGGCCCTGGCCGAGAGCCCGTGGGGGATCTTCACGGTGATGGCGACCATCCCGATCGCGATGTTCATGGGCATCTACATGCGCTACATCCGCCCGGGCCGCATCGGTGAAATCTCCCTCATCGGCGTGCTGTTGCTGCTGGGTTCGATCTGGCTCGGCGGGCAAGTGGCCGCAGACCCGGTCTGGGCCGAGGCCTTCACCTTCACCGGCGTGCAAATCACCTGGATGCTGATCGGCTACGGTTTTGTTGCCGCGGTGTTGCCGATCTGGCTGATCCTGGCGCCGCGCGACTACCTGTCCACCTTCTTGAAGATCGGCACCATCGTCGCCCTGGCGATCGGCATCCTGGTCACCATGCCCGAGCTGAAAATGCCGGCACTGACCCAGTTCACCGACGGCACGGGCCCGGTGTGGAAGGGCGGATTGTTCCCGTTCCTGTTCATCACCATCGCCTGTGGCGCGGTTTCGGGTTTCCACGCGCTGATCTCTTCGGGRACCACGCCGAAGATGCTCGATAACGAAGTCAACGCCCGCTACATCGGTTACGGCGGCATGCTGATGGAGTCGTTCGTYGCCATCATGGCAATGGTCGCCGCTTCGGTGATCGAGCCGGGRGTGTACTTCGCCATGAACAGCCCGGCGGCGATCGTCGGCGGTGATGTGGTGAGCGTGGCGCAGACTGTCAGCAGCTGGGGCTTTGCAATCACCCCCGAAGCGCTGCAGGCGGTGGCCAATGACATCGGCGAGACCACCATCCTGGCCCGTGCCGGCGGTGCGCCGACGCTGGCGGTGGGGATCGCGCAGATCCTGCACTCGGTGTTGCCGGGTGAGAACACCATGGCGTTCTGGTACCACTTCGCAATCCTGTTCGAGGCGCTGTTCATCCTCACGGCGGTAGACGCCGGCACCCGTGCCGGGCGCTTCATGCTGCAGGACCTGRTGGGCTCGTTCGTKCCYGCCCTCAAGCGGACRGAATCCTGGGTRGCCAACCTGATCGCCACCGCCGGCTGTGTGGCGCTGTGGGGCTACCTGTTGTACCAGGGCGTGATCGATCCGCTGGGCGGCATCAACACCTTGTGGCCGCTGTTCGGCATCTCCAACCAGATGCTGGCCGGTATCGCCCTGATGCTCGGCACCGTGGTACTGATCAAGATGAAGCGCCAGCGCTACGTCTGGGTGACCATGCTGCCGGCGGTCTGGCTGCTGATCTGCACCACCACGGCGGGCCTGATCAAGCTGTTCGACGCCAACCCGGCGATCGGCTTCCTGGCCCTGGCGCGCAAATACAACGATGCCCTGGCCGCCGGCCAGATCCTGGCCCCGGCCAAGAGCATCGAGCAGATGCAGCACGTGGTGTACAACGCTTACACCAACGCAACGCTGACGGTGTTGTTCCTGCTGGTGGTCTTCAGCATCCTGTTCTACGCGCTCAAGGTCGGCATCGCTGCCTGGGGTCACAAGGAACGCACGGATAAAGAAGCSCCCTTCCAGGCCGTGCCGGACGCCTGA